A region of Chitinophaga horti DNA encodes the following proteins:
- a CDS encoding ThuA domain-containing protein: MNLRYRVGGIVLLLLSLFMITSCGDPGPRVLVFTKTAGFYHESIPDGAAAIIELGKQHGFKVDTTSDATWFKEDKLKKYGAVIFLSTTGNVLNGTQQVAFERYIQAGGGFVGIHAAADTEYEWPWYNKLVGAYFKSHPNDPNVRKAMVMVTDTAHASTRGMAANWERTDEWYNYKSINPAIKVLAKLDENSYDGGENGDNHPIAWYHEYDGGRAFYTGGGHTSESFKEPQFLQHLLGGIQYAMGNNTPLDYSKAYAVKTPEDNRFTKTILSNDLNEPMELAVTSEGGAYFIERSGKFYYYNPTANSTKVVYTFPVMPDTKEGFGNGLLGLTIDPNFDKNHFIYFFYTPPTMPAAQRVSRFVMHSADSIDLSSEKVLITIPLELEVSAHTGGSLEWDSKGNLFISTGDNTVPFASDGYAPIDETPGRITFDAQRSASNTNDLRGKILRIHPEADGSYTIPEGNLFPKGTAGTRPEIYTMGCRNPYRISVDQATNILYWGEIGPDAGDDGKQGPRGYDEINQAKTAGNYGWPYFVGDNKPYLMYDFVNKQLGAAFNPEEVVNPSLNNTGARTLPAARKAMIWYPYNFSEEFPLIGNGGRSAMAGPVYHYSKDLKSDTKLPEYYDKALFIYDWMRNWIFAVRLDEQQNYKRMEPFMATNGDFRRPIDMAVGPKGDFYILEYGSVYGVDNDDARLVRVTYNAGNRKPQAVITTADTVGSAPLTVHFSGKDSYDYDEDELKYEWKFEGNATSDAINPEYTFKNNGTYSATLTVTDPSGEKSTAEILIRVGNTLPDVAVRNTGNTTFYFDNTPLEYAVTVSDKEDGTIATERLMVGLHYMPRISGQPQVGHQQVTVVPAHPGKLIMESSDCKACHQLDKKSVGPAFVEVAKKYKGNKDFLEYLSSKIIKGGGGVWGEHSMAAHPQLSTAQAGEIVKYIMTLGEEQAKSLPQQGSLTLKDHLKTPGGNYILSATYTDGGGQAVPLSTTALLNLRSAKVQAEDADDIRNINRQSSALGSIHNKSWFLFKNIDLAGVRSITYRYSSLNRDGVLEVHVKSPKGPVISTLNFKQTGDWNKYIEVMAPVTDPGGTNDLYFVFKKDEEPNQHIFTLDWLEFKK; encoded by the coding sequence ATGAATCTGCGTTATCGCGTGGGCGGCATTGTACTGCTGCTCCTCTCCTTATTTATGATTACCTCCTGTGGCGATCCGGGTCCACGGGTGCTTGTATTTACAAAAACAGCCGGTTTTTACCACGAGTCAATCCCCGATGGCGCTGCAGCAATTATCGAACTGGGTAAGCAGCATGGCTTTAAGGTGGATACCACCAGCGATGCTACCTGGTTTAAAGAAGATAAGCTGAAAAAGTATGGCGCGGTGATCTTCCTAAGCACGACCGGCAATGTGCTCAATGGCACGCAGCAGGTGGCGTTTGAACGTTACATTCAGGCCGGTGGCGGTTTTGTAGGTATACACGCCGCGGCGGATACAGAGTATGAATGGCCGTGGTATAACAAACTGGTAGGCGCCTATTTTAAAAGCCATCCCAACGATCCGAATGTAAGAAAGGCGATGGTGATGGTAACGGATACGGCGCATGCATCTACACGCGGTATGGCGGCCAACTGGGAGCGTACCGACGAATGGTATAACTACAAAAGCATCAATCCCGCCATTAAAGTACTCGCCAAACTGGATGAAAATTCCTACGACGGTGGCGAGAACGGCGACAATCACCCGATTGCCTGGTACCACGAATACGATGGCGGCCGCGCATTTTATACCGGCGGCGGACATACTTCCGAAAGCTTTAAAGAGCCGCAGTTCCTGCAACACCTGCTCGGCGGCATTCAATACGCAATGGGTAACAACACGCCGCTGGATTACAGCAAAGCATATGCAGTAAAAACGCCCGAGGACAATCGCTTTACCAAAACGATACTGAGCAACGACCTGAACGAGCCCATGGAACTGGCGGTGACCAGCGAAGGCGGCGCGTACTTCATCGAACGCAGTGGTAAGTTTTACTACTACAACCCTACCGCGAATAGTACTAAGGTTGTGTATACATTCCCGGTAATGCCGGATACCAAAGAAGGTTTTGGTAACGGTTTGCTGGGCCTCACCATCGATCCGAATTTCGATAAGAATCACTTCATTTACTTCTTCTATACACCGCCGACGATGCCGGCTGCACAACGTGTATCCCGCTTCGTGATGCACAGCGCGGACTCTATCGATCTGTCATCTGAAAAAGTGTTGATTACCATTCCGCTGGAACTGGAAGTGAGTGCGCATACAGGCGGTTCACTGGAATGGGATAGCAAAGGCAACTTGTTTATTTCTACGGGAGATAACACCGTGCCATTTGCATCCGACGGTTATGCGCCAATCGACGAAACGCCCGGCCGTATTACGTTTGATGCACAGCGTTCCGCTTCTAACACCAACGACTTAAGAGGAAAAATATTACGCATTCATCCTGAAGCAGATGGTTCTTACACCATTCCGGAAGGCAACCTGTTCCCGAAAGGTACTGCAGGCACCCGTCCGGAGATTTATACGATGGGCTGTCGTAACCCTTACCGGATTTCGGTAGACCAGGCGACAAATATTCTTTATTGGGGTGAGATTGGTCCCGATGCAGGCGACGATGGTAAGCAGGGACCACGCGGCTACGATGAGATCAACCAGGCGAAAACGGCGGGCAACTACGGCTGGCCTTATTTCGTGGGTGATAACAAGCCTTACCTGATGTATGATTTTGTTAACAAACAACTCGGGGCGGCTTTCAATCCTGAAGAAGTGGTAAACCCATCTTTGAACAATACCGGTGCAAGAACATTGCCGGCTGCCCGTAAGGCGATGATATGGTATCCGTACAACTTCTCCGAAGAGTTTCCGCTCATCGGCAACGGTGGCCGTTCTGCCATGGCTGGTCCGGTGTACCACTACAGCAAAGACCTGAAGTCTGATACTAAACTGCCGGAGTACTATGACAAGGCTTTGTTTATCTATGACTGGATGCGTAACTGGATATTTGCCGTTCGCCTCGACGAGCAGCAAAACTACAAACGTATGGAGCCGTTCATGGCCACCAACGGCGATTTCAGGCGCCCGATCGATATGGCGGTTGGTCCTAAAGGGGACTTCTATATCCTCGAATACGGATCTGTATATGGTGTAGATAACGACGATGCCCGGCTGGTACGCGTAACGTACAACGCCGGCAACCGTAAGCCACAGGCGGTAATCACTACTGCGGATACAGTAGGTTCCGCGCCACTCACCGTTCACTTCAGCGGTAAAGACAGCTACGATTATGACGAAGATGAGCTGAAATATGAATGGAAGTTCGAAGGCAATGCCACTTCTGATGCCATCAATCCTGAATACACTTTCAAGAACAACGGCACTTATAGTGCAACCCTCACCGTTACCGACCCTTCCGGCGAAAAAAGCACCGCAGAAATCCTGATCCGTGTGGGCAATACCCTGCCTGATGTGGCCGTGCGAAATACAGGCAACACTACTTTCTATTTTGATAACACACCACTGGAATACGCGGTAACCGTGTCGGATAAAGAAGATGGCACTATTGCTACGGAAAGACTGATGGTAGGTTTACATTACATGCCACGCATCAGCGGCCAGCCGCAGGTAGGCCACCAGCAGGTAACGGTGGTGCCGGCGCATCCGGGCAAACTGATCATGGAAAGCAGCGACTGTAAAGCTTGTCACCAATTAGATAAAAAATCTGTAGGTCCTGCTTTTGTGGAAGTAGCGAAAAAATACAAGGGCAATAAAGACTTCCTGGAATACCTGTCCTCCAAGATCATCAAAGGTGGTGGCGGTGTTTGGGGCGAACACTCTATGGCGGCGCACCCGCAACTGAGCACGGCCCAGGCAGGCGAGATCGTGAAGTACATTATGACGCTTGGCGAAGAACAGGCGAAAAGTTTACCGCAGCAGGGTTCTTTAACCTTGAAAGATCATTTGAAAACACCGGGAGGCAATTACATCCTGTCGGCCACTTACACCGATGGTGGCGGACAGGCAGTACCACTGAGTACAACCGCTTTGTTAAACCTTCGCTCCGCGAAAGTACAGGCAGAAGATGCGGACGATATCCGAAACATCAATCGCCAGTCTTCCGCACTGGGCAGCATTCATAACAAGAGTTGGTTCCTGTTCAAAAACATCGATCTGGCAGGCGTTCGCAGCATCACTTACCGCTACTCTTCGCTTAACCGCGATGGTGTGCTGGAAGTGCATGTGAAGAGCCCGAAAGGTCCGGTAATCAGTACCTTGAACTTTAAGCAGACCGGCGACTGGAACAAGTATATCGAAGTAATGGCACCGGTAACTGATCCGGGTGGCACCAACGATTTATACTTTGTGTTTAAGAAAGACGAGGAGCCGAATCAGCACATCTTCACGCTGGATTGGTTAGAGTTTAAGAAGTAA
- a CDS encoding beta-ketoacyl synthase chain length factor, with amino-acid sequence MNKHRCYIQGSAAISAQHTFDGDFFSAPMVTTSTNNLVAAEPDYKAFIPPNSLRRMSRMLKMGLTAALKAVQNSGQPAPQVIVTGTGKGSLSDTEKFIRDIEQYQERALNPTPFIQSTYNSVNGLIALQQQSTGYNNTFVHRGFSFENALLDSMLQLHEGVGNTLTGAFEEMTDEHFYIKSRIGFWKDTPTGNAAMFDHNTSGSISGEGATFFMLGTERTPNAEACVTGMKMLYKPSAEALNKALPVFLEQHGLKPTDIDLVITGRNGDINTDHYYRVLLSAHCPATPEVPFKQLCGEHDTAGAFAVWLGAQILKHQQLPDMLQSYATNVPDPIRRILIYNHFIGEQHTFFLLEQA; translated from the coding sequence ATGAATAAACACAGGTGTTACATACAAGGCAGCGCGGCCATCTCCGCCCAGCACACCTTCGACGGCGATTTCTTTTCGGCGCCGATGGTAACGACCAGTACCAATAACCTGGTAGCTGCGGAGCCAGACTATAAAGCGTTCATTCCGCCGAATAGCCTGCGTCGTATGAGCCGTATGCTGAAGATGGGGCTTACCGCTGCATTAAAAGCCGTGCAGAACAGCGGTCAGCCTGCCCCGCAGGTAATCGTGACCGGTACTGGCAAAGGCAGCCTGTCCGACACCGAAAAGTTCATACGCGACATTGAACAATACCAGGAACGTGCGCTGAACCCCACGCCTTTCATTCAATCCACTTACAACTCCGTAAACGGGCTGATTGCTTTACAGCAACAAAGCACCGGTTATAATAACACCTTCGTACACCGCGGCTTCTCCTTCGAAAACGCGCTGCTCGACAGCATGCTGCAATTGCACGAAGGAGTGGGCAACACGCTTACCGGCGCGTTCGAGGAAATGACCGACGAACATTTTTACATCAAGAGTCGCATCGGTTTCTGGAAAGATACGCCTACCGGCAACGCTGCAATGTTTGATCATAACACAAGCGGCAGTATTTCCGGCGAGGGAGCTACGTTCTTTATGCTGGGAACGGAGCGCACACCCAATGCAGAAGCATGTGTGACCGGTATGAAAATGCTGTACAAGCCCAGTGCTGAAGCACTGAATAAAGCCTTGCCCGTGTTTCTCGAACAGCATGGCCTTAAGCCCACCGACATCGACCTTGTGATCACCGGCCGTAATGGCGACATCAATACCGATCATTACTACCGGGTGTTGTTGTCCGCACATTGTCCGGCTACACCTGAAGTTCCTTTTAAGCAACTGTGCGGCGAACACGATACCGCAGGCGCCTTCGCGGTGTGGCTCGGGGCGCAGATATTAAAGCACCAGCAGTTGCCCGACATGCTGCAATCCTATGCGACCAACGTGCCGGATCCCATCCGGCGAATATTGATTTACAATCATTTTATTGGCGAGCAGCACACATTTTTCTTGCTGGAACAAGCATAA
- a CDS encoding beta-ketoacyl-[acyl-carrier-protein] synthase family protein, protein MAERVFITGMGLITAIGDNVMENLRSLRLQQSALGPTRHIDTIHKDILPVAEVRHSTEQLAVMAGAPGVQGYTRTTLLGLIAMKEALQSAGLTEADLPAAGFVNASTVGGMCDTEKVYFDIINPDKQGEFLDYIDTLDCADCTQRIADETGIGAHIATISTACSSSANALMYGARLIKHGQLDLAICGGTEALTRFTINGFNSLKNIDKQHCKPFDRDRNGLNLGEGAAYLVLESESQVKRRGARVLAELSGYCNANEAFHPTAPSPEGDGAYNAMKQALAMSGRTIGEVQYVNVHGTATLNNDASEGKALLRLFGDKVPMFSSTKPFTGHTLAAAGAIEAIFSVLAIREQMVFPNLNFSEKMEEADVTPETRLLEQFPVQNVISNSFGFGGNNASLVISRYE, encoded by the coding sequence ATGGCGGAACGTGTGTTTATAACAGGGATGGGGTTGATCACCGCCATTGGTGATAATGTGATGGAGAACCTGCGCAGCCTGCGTTTACAGCAGTCAGCCCTGGGGCCTACCCGCCATATAGATACCATTCATAAAGATATATTGCCCGTTGCCGAAGTGCGTCATAGCACGGAGCAGCTGGCAGTTATGGCCGGTGCGCCCGGTGTGCAGGGCTACACCCGCACCACCTTACTGGGCCTCATTGCCATGAAGGAAGCGCTGCAAAGCGCTGGTCTGACAGAAGCCGACCTCCCCGCCGCCGGTTTCGTAAACGCCTCCACCGTAGGCGGTATGTGTGATACGGAGAAAGTATATTTCGATATCATTAACCCCGACAAACAAGGCGAGTTCCTCGATTATATCGATACCCTCGATTGTGCCGATTGTACGCAGCGCATTGCCGACGAAACAGGTATTGGCGCACACATCGCTACCATCAGTACCGCCTGCTCCTCATCGGCCAACGCGCTTATGTACGGGGCGAGGCTCATTAAACACGGGCAGCTCGATCTTGCGATCTGCGGCGGTACGGAAGCACTTACGCGTTTTACCATCAACGGTTTCAATTCCTTAAAAAATATTGATAAACAGCATTGCAAACCTTTCGACCGGGACCGTAACGGGCTTAACCTCGGCGAGGGGGCCGCTTACCTCGTGCTGGAAAGTGAGTCGCAGGTGAAACGCCGCGGCGCGCGTGTACTGGCCGAACTGAGTGGATACTGTAATGCCAACGAGGCCTTTCACCCCACGGCGCCATCGCCGGAGGGCGACGGTGCTTACAACGCCATGAAACAGGCGCTGGCCATGAGTGGACGTACGATCGGCGAAGTGCAGTATGTAAACGTACACGGCACGGCCACGCTGAACAACGACGCTTCCGAAGGAAAGGCATTGCTGCGGCTTTTTGGAGATAAGGTGCCGATGTTCAGTTCTACCAAACCATTTACCGGCCACACGCTGGCCGCGGCGGGCGCCATCGAGGCGATCTTTTCCGTACTGGCGATCCGTGAGCAGATGGTGTTCCCTAATTTAAACTTTTCAGAAAAGATGGAAGAGGCAGACGTTACACCGGAAACCAGGTTGCTGGAGCAATTCCCGGTGCAGAACGTGATATCCAATTCCTTTGGCTTTGGCGGCAATAATGCCTCTTTGGTGATCAGCAGATATGAATAA
- a CDS encoding M14 family metallopeptidase: MKQLTAFLCCLTTLAASAQDLTTKFERTNARETVTYEECIDYYKLLDKRFTQIKLQEIGASDAGFPLHLATYSDDGDFNYASLRKKNKRIILINNGIHPGEPDGIDATMMLLRDLALGKKKLPSNIVLAVIPLYNIGGALNRSPYYRVDQDGPAEFGSRGNAQNLDLNRDFIKVDSRNARTFQQIYHLTDPDVFIDNHVSNGADYQHIMTLLCTQHDKLGGPMGEFMSKTFEPGLYQLMKEKGYDLIPYVNHFGNTPDSGWVEFHDGPRYSSGYTTLFHTFGFVPETHMLKPYDQRVKATYALMESFIAFTSEHGETIKALRAQSKAAVKTQKTFPLEWTADMTKFSNRLFKGYTPGYKPSAISGLPRLYYDKTKPYERQIKFYNYFKAGNIVTKPDAYIIPQGWWKVTDLLKNNQVKMERLKRDTTMVVEAYHIEDYKTAARPYEQHYIHNSIKVSLKKHTLHFRKGDYLIPMNQEANRYLIETLEPTGGDSFLAWNFFDAVLGQKEWYSTYVFEDTGYEYLKQHPELQEKLAQQRTQDTTFAKSADAQLNFVFKNSPYFEPDFNRYPVYRIFYK, from the coding sequence ATGAAGCAATTAACTGCCTTTTTGTGCTGCCTGACCACCCTGGCAGCCAGCGCACAAGACCTCACCACCAAATTTGAAAGGACGAACGCCCGGGAGACCGTTACTTACGAAGAATGTATCGACTACTACAAACTGCTCGACAAACGGTTTACGCAGATCAAACTGCAGGAAATCGGCGCCAGTGACGCAGGCTTTCCCTTACACCTGGCCACCTACTCTGACGATGGCGACTTCAATTACGCCAGCCTCCGGAAGAAAAATAAACGTATCATCCTGATAAACAATGGTATTCACCCCGGAGAGCCGGATGGGATCGACGCTACGATGATGTTACTGCGCGACCTGGCCCTCGGCAAGAAGAAACTGCCCTCCAACATCGTGCTGGCCGTTATCCCGCTGTACAACATTGGCGGCGCACTCAACCGTAGCCCGTATTACCGGGTCGACCAGGACGGTCCTGCCGAATTCGGGTCACGTGGCAATGCCCAAAACCTCGACCTGAACCGTGATTTTATTAAGGTCGACTCCCGCAACGCCCGTACTTTCCAGCAAATTTATCACCTCACCGACCCGGATGTGTTCATCGACAACCACGTAAGCAACGGGGCCGACTACCAGCATATTATGACGCTGCTCTGCACGCAACACGATAAACTGGGCGGGCCGATGGGCGAGTTCATGAGCAAAACCTTTGAACCCGGGCTTTACCAGCTCATGAAAGAAAAGGGCTATGACCTTATCCCCTACGTTAATCACTTCGGCAACACGCCGGACAGCGGCTGGGTAGAGTTTCATGACGGCCCACGTTACTCCAGCGGTTATACGACGCTCTTCCACACTTTCGGCTTCGTACCGGAAACGCATATGCTTAAGCCGTACGATCAGCGGGTAAAAGCAACTTATGCACTCATGGAAAGCTTCATCGCCTTCACCAGCGAACATGGCGAAACGATCAAAGCCTTACGCGCCCAGTCGAAAGCTGCGGTAAAAACACAAAAGACTTTCCCGCTGGAATGGACGGCCGATATGACGAAATTCTCGAACCGCCTGTTCAAAGGTTACACGCCAGGCTACAAGCCGAGCGCCATCTCGGGTTTGCCCCGCCTGTATTACGATAAAACGAAGCCTTACGAGCGGCAGATCAAGTTTTACAACTACTTTAAGGCCGGCAACATCGTTACCAAACCTGACGCCTACATCATTCCGCAAGGCTGGTGGAAGGTGACGGATCTGCTAAAAAATAACCAGGTAAAGATGGAACGCCTGAAACGGGACACTACCATGGTGGTAGAAGCTTATCACATCGAAGATTATAAAACGGCCGCCCGTCCTTACGAGCAACACTACATTCACAACAGCATCAAGGTTTCTCTTAAAAAGCACACACTTCATTTCCGCAAAGGCGATTACCTCATCCCCATGAACCAGGAAGCGAACCGCTACCTCATCGAAACGCTGGAACCTACCGGCGGCGACTCTTTCCTCGCCTGGAACTTCTTTGATGCGGTACTTGGACAGAAAGAATGGTACTCTACTTACGTGTTTGAGGATACGGGCTACGAATACCTGAAGCAACACCCGGAACTACAGGAAAAACTGGCGCAGCAACGCACGCAGGATACAACGTTCGCTAAAAGTGCAGACGCTCAGCTGAACTTCGTATTTAAAAACTCACCTTACTTTGAGCCGGACTTCAACAGGTACCCTGTCTACAGGATATTCTACAAATAA
- a CDS encoding ABC transporter permease: protein MLRILATIKKEWLLLMRDKAGLALLFIMPVVLITVMAVIQDAPFKDYQEVKFDILTVDNDHGRLARYIKQGLGNTGQFNMLDSLNGQPITTEDAIRRVNTGEYKISIIIPKGATASIVSNANKIVNDISKRMGLPSQLPVKVGNDSLNVQVYFDPAAKKAFRSAIHQAIDNFLTQVETDLLLERIRQQLRNKDSLSTDTFPAIRLKAVGLVEQTTSQEKKIDVISNSVQHNVPAWSIFAMFFIVISIAGNMIREREDGSLLRMKLIPGSYLQILTGKMFFFVSICVVQFYLMILVGMYLLPVLDLPKLALGRDHFAAFVTAVSIGLAATSYGILVGTVFSTPNQALSFGAISIVILSAIGGIWIPLDIMPENIQFMGRLSPLSWGLDAINDLYLRNGGLRMILPEIGRLLAFCLVMLGVAAWWEKRRMA, encoded by the coding sequence ATGTTAAGGATACTTGCAACGATAAAAAAAGAATGGTTGCTGCTGATGCGCGACAAGGCCGGACTGGCCCTGCTGTTCATTATGCCCGTAGTGCTCATTACCGTCATGGCCGTTATCCAGGACGCTCCTTTTAAAGATTACCAGGAAGTTAAGTTCGATATACTCACCGTAGATAATGACCACGGCCGGCTGGCGCGTTATATTAAACAAGGGCTGGGTAACACCGGACAATTCAACATGCTCGACTCCCTGAATGGTCAGCCGATTACTACGGAAGATGCGATCCGTCGCGTCAATACCGGCGAATACAAGATCAGCATCATCATACCCAAAGGTGCTACGGCGAGTATCGTTAGCAATGCGAACAAGATCGTAAACGATATTTCGAAACGTATGGGCCTGCCTTCGCAGCTGCCTGTCAAAGTAGGTAACGACTCCTTAAACGTGCAGGTGTATTTTGATCCTGCCGCCAAAAAAGCGTTCCGCAGTGCTATTCACCAGGCGATCGACAATTTTCTTACCCAGGTGGAGACCGATCTGCTGCTCGAACGCATCCGCCAGCAATTGCGCAATAAAGATTCACTTTCTACAGATACGTTCCCGGCTATTCGCCTGAAGGCCGTAGGACTGGTTGAGCAAACCACTTCGCAGGAAAAGAAGATCGATGTGATTTCCAACTCGGTGCAACACAATGTGCCGGCCTGGAGCATCTTTGCCATGTTCTTTATCGTGATCTCGATTGCCGGTAACATGATCCGCGAGCGGGAAGACGGCAGCCTGTTACGCATGAAACTCATTCCAGGTTCGTACCTGCAAATTCTTACGGGCAAGATGTTCTTCTTCGTGAGCATTTGCGTGGTGCAGTTTTACCTGATGATATTGGTAGGCATGTACCTGCTGCCCGTACTGGACCTGCCCAAACTGGCACTCGGCCGCGATCACTTCGCTGCGTTCGTGACTGCCGTAAGCATTGGTTTGGCGGCTACCTCGTACGGTATTTTAGTCGGTACCGTATTCAGCACCCCGAACCAGGCGCTGAGTTTCGGCGCCATCTCTATCGTGATATTATCCGCCATTGGCGGTATCTGGATCCCATTGGACATCATGCCAGAAAACATTCAGTTCATGGGCCGCCTGTCCCCGCTCAGCTGGGGGCTGGATGCGATCAATGACCTGTACCTGCGCAACGGCGGGTTACGCATGATATTACCGGAGATCGGCCGCTTACTGGCATTCTGTTTGGTGATGCTCGGCGTGGCTGCCTGGTGGGAGAAACGCCGCATGGCCTAA
- a CDS encoding BtrH N-terminal domain-containing protein, with translation MIDFKHQQTAHCECGVVSNMFRHYGLEISEPMAFGIGAGIFFAHLPFVKVNGVPGSTYRVAPGQIFKNVCKRVGVEVKTQKFGTPEKAMAELDRVLEQGTPVGMLSSVYYLPYFPESYRFHFNAHNLVVYGKKDQDTYLVSDPIMESITEIDSKSLAQARFAQGFPAPKGKMYYPVNVPKAVSLKKGIVDGIKQTCHYMLKIPLPMFGVKGIRFLAKRLAKYPEKVGPRKASLYLGNVIRMQEEIGTGGAGFRFIYAAFLQEASQVLDKPELKTLAGELTKIGDLWRNFAFEAGRVCKSRSAAGTSYQDLSKLLLHIADTEEAFFKKLAQVKL, from the coding sequence ATGATAGATTTCAAACACCAGCAAACAGCGCATTGCGAATGCGGCGTAGTGTCGAACATGTTTCGTCATTACGGACTGGAGATCAGTGAGCCGATGGCTTTTGGTATTGGTGCGGGCATCTTTTTCGCCCACCTGCCATTCGTGAAAGTGAATGGTGTTCCGGGCAGTACCTACCGTGTGGCACCCGGACAAATCTTCAAAAATGTTTGCAAGAGGGTAGGCGTGGAGGTGAAAACGCAGAAGTTCGGTACGCCCGAAAAAGCCATGGCCGAACTGGACCGCGTGCTGGAACAGGGAACGCCCGTGGGCATGCTCAGTTCCGTGTACTACCTGCCTTACTTCCCCGAATCTTACCGCTTTCACTTTAACGCCCATAACCTGGTCGTATACGGTAAAAAGGACCAGGACACCTATCTCGTCAGCGATCCGATTATGGAAAGCATTACCGAGATAGACAGTAAAAGCCTGGCCCAGGCCCGCTTTGCACAAGGGTTTCCGGCACCGAAAGGGAAGATGTATTATCCCGTGAATGTGCCTAAAGCCGTATCACTCAAAAAAGGAATTGTAGATGGCATTAAACAAACCTGCCACTACATGCTGAAAATACCCCTGCCGATGTTCGGCGTAAAAGGCATTCGCTTCCTCGCAAAACGTTTGGCGAAATACCCGGAGAAAGTGGGTCCGCGTAAGGCATCGCTGTACCTCGGTAATGTGATCCGTATGCAGGAAGAAATTGGTACCGGTGGTGCCGGCTTCCGCTTTATCTACGCGGCTTTCTTACAGGAAGCTTCGCAGGTGCTGGACAAGCCCGAACTAAAAACGCTCGCCGGTGAACTCACGAAGATAGGTGACCTCTGGCGCAACTTCGCGTTCGAAGCAGGCCGTGTTTGTAAAAGCCGCTCCGCCGCAGGTACTTCTTACCAGGACTTAAGCAAACTGCTGCTGCACATTGCCGATACGGAAGAAGCGTTCTTTAAGAAACTGGCGCAGGTAAAATTGTAG
- a CDS encoding phosphopantetheine-binding protein, protein MEELKLKLKQQIIEALNLQDTKPEDIDDNAPLFGEGLGLDSIDSLELMVLLERQYNIKVEDPREGRKILASVQSMAEFIQSKQPA, encoded by the coding sequence ATGGAAGAATTAAAACTTAAACTGAAGCAACAGATTATCGAAGCCCTTAACCTTCAGGACACTAAACCCGAAGACATCGACGACAACGCGCCTTTGTTCGGCGAAGGCCTGGGACTCGACAGCATCGATTCGCTGGAGCTGATGGTGCTGCTCGAAAGACAGTACAACATTAAAGTGGAAGACCCGCGCGAAGGCCGTAAAATACTGGCTTCTGTGCAGTCGATGGCAGAATTTATCCAGTCTAAACAACCTGCGTAA
- a CDS encoding ABC transporter ATP-binding protein has protein sequence MHSFAVNALFKTYRGALQPTLQGLSFAFSEGKIAGLLGPNGAGKTTTISILCGLTKLDRGEVRIHDLPQDADHREQIKRLVGIVPQQIALFPQLTAIENLTYFGNLYGLKGKSLRKKVEDYLELFGLEKAAHKEVHKFSGGMKRRTNIIAAILHDPKLLVLDEPTAGVDVQSRSMILQFLRDYNKQGVSVLYTSHLLEEAQSICEEVVIMDEGKLIVQGQPMALIQQNPACRNLEDVFLHYTGHALRD, from the coding sequence ATGCACAGTTTCGCCGTTAACGCACTTTTTAAAACCTACAGGGGAGCACTGCAGCCAACATTGCAAGGCCTCAGCTTCGCATTTTCCGAAGGGAAGATAGCCGGGCTGCTCGGGCCCAACGGCGCCGGCAAAACCACCACTATTTCTATTTTGTGCGGACTCACGAAGCTGGACCGGGGCGAGGTACGTATTCATGACTTGCCACAGGATGCCGATCACCGCGAACAAATTAAACGACTGGTGGGTATCGTACCCCAGCAGATTGCTTTGTTCCCGCAACTGACGGCGATCGAGAACCTCACTTACTTCGGTAACCTGTACGGACTAAAAGGCAAATCCCTGCGGAAAAAAGTAGAAGATTACCTGGAGCTGTTTGGCCTGGAAAAGGCTGCCCACAAAGAAGTACACAAGTTTTCAGGTGGCATGAAACGCCGCACGAATATTATCGCCGCCATCCTGCACGATCCTAAACTGCTCGTACTCGATGAACCTACGGCTGGTGTTGACGTGCAATCGCGCAGTATGATCCTCCAGTTTTTGCGGGACTACAATAAGCAGGGCGTGAGTGTGTTATACACTTCCCATCTGCTGGAAGAAGCACAATCCATTTGCGAGGAAGTGGTAATTATGGACGAAGGTAAACTGATCGTACAAGGCCAGCCGATGGCGTTGATACAACAGAACCCCGCCTGCCGCAACCTCGAAGATGTGTTTTTACATTATACGGGTCACGCCCTGAGAGATTAA